The following are encoded in a window of Streptomyces sp. 11x1 genomic DNA:
- a CDS encoding acyl-ACP desaturase, whose product MSITSPHLGSPSGEWTDARLLYALEEVVEKELNRHLKVTKDWMPHEYVPWSDGRNFPGFFEDGEAWEKGQSKVSEVGRIALVVNLLTEDNLPSYHHEIATLFGRDGAWGTWVHRWTAEEGRHGIVMRDYLLASRAVDPDKLEEFRMSHMSEGFESDNRHSMLHTVAYVAFQELATRVSHRNTGHHSGDPVCDRMLARIATDENLHMIFYRNLLKAAFEFAPDLTMQAVRDVVVNFRMPGHGMPGFERAAAQMAIGEVYNMRIHHDDVLAPVIRFLKIMEIDGLGPDGMKAQEELGLYMGGLDAEARKFDEKLAARKARMAARAGA is encoded by the coding sequence GTGTCGATCACTTCTCCCCACCTCGGCAGCCCGTCCGGCGAATGGACCGACGCGCGGCTGCTGTACGCACTGGAGGAAGTCGTCGAGAAGGAACTCAACCGGCACCTGAAGGTCACCAAGGACTGGATGCCGCACGAGTACGTGCCTTGGAGCGACGGCCGCAACTTCCCCGGCTTCTTCGAGGACGGCGAGGCCTGGGAGAAGGGGCAGTCGAAGGTCTCCGAGGTGGGCCGGATCGCCCTCGTGGTGAACCTGCTGACCGAGGACAACCTGCCCAGCTACCACCACGAGATCGCCACCCTCTTCGGCCGGGACGGCGCCTGGGGCACCTGGGTGCACCGCTGGACCGCGGAGGAGGGCCGGCACGGCATCGTGATGCGCGACTACCTGCTCGCCTCGCGCGCGGTGGACCCGGACAAGCTCGAAGAGTTCCGGATGTCCCACATGAGCGAGGGCTTCGAGTCGGACAACCGGCACTCGATGCTGCACACGGTCGCCTACGTCGCCTTCCAGGAACTCGCCACGCGCGTGTCGCACCGCAACACCGGCCACCACTCCGGTGACCCCGTCTGCGACCGCATGCTGGCGCGCATCGCGACCGACGAGAACCTGCACATGATCTTCTACCGGAACCTGCTGAAGGCCGCGTTCGAGTTCGCGCCCGACCTCACCATGCAGGCCGTCCGCGACGTCGTCGTGAACTTCCGGATGCCCGGCCACGGGATGCCCGGCTTCGAGCGGGCCGCCGCGCAGATGGCCATCGGCGAGGTCTACAACATGCGCATCCACCACGACGACGTCCTCGCGCCCGTCATCCGCTTCCTGAAGATCATGGAGATCGACGGTCTCGGCCCCGACGGCATGAAGGCGCAGGAGGAACTCGGCCTCTACATGGGCGGACTCGACGCGGAGGCCCGCAAGTTCGACGAGAAGCTGGCGGCGCGCAAGGCACGGATGGCGGCGCGGGCCGGGGCCTGA